Below is a genomic region from Streptomyces ferrugineus.
TGGCTCCGGTGTCCACGGAGAGCACCACCGGGCGGCCGCGCCGGGCGCCGACCCGGGTCGCGGTCTCGCGGTCGGCCGAGAGGTGCACGTCGTGCCTGTTCATGGCCCGGAGGCCGGCGCTGCGGATCGCGTCCAGATTGCGGGCCACGGTGCCGTGGTAGAGGTACGGCGGCGGCGTCGCCGGGGGCAGTCCGAGGTCGACATCGATGCTGTGCCCCTGGCTGGCGCGGATCCGCGTGCCCTCGATCGCGAAGCGCTTCTTGTCGTTGGCGGCGACCACATGGTCCAGCTCGTCCCGGGTGAACCTGAATCCATGCGCGGCCGCGGCGGCGATGAGCGTGTCGATCTCGATCCAGCCGCCCTCGTCGAGCGTCAGCCCGATGCGCTCGGGTCGGTGACGCAGGTGCTTCGAGAGATACTTCGACACCTTCACGGTGCGTCTTTCGTCCATGCCACCAGACTGCGGGAGCGACACGAATCACGCGAACGATTTCGCTTCCGATGTTTGATCCACAACCAAGTGCGGTTATCCACAGGGGAATTGGCGATTCTGTGGACAAC
It encodes:
- a CDS encoding RNA 2'-phosphotransferase, coding for MDERRTVKVSKYLSKHLRHRPERIGLTLDEGGWIEIDTLIAAAAAHGFRFTRDELDHVVAANDKKRFAIEGTRIRASQGHSIDVDLGLPPATPPPYLYHGTVARNLDAIRSAGLRAMNRHDVHLSADRETATRVGARRGRPVVLSVDTGAMHRDGHVFHVSANGVWLTKAVPPEYLRFPGSD